One genomic segment of Centropristis striata isolate RG_2023a ecotype Rhode Island chromosome 13, C.striata_1.0, whole genome shotgun sequence includes these proteins:
- the LOC131983359 gene encoding chromobox protein homolog 1-like → MASHLEAPSADVKLATVAGKKGKKAEEEEVVQPPPAAPAAPAEAPPAEAPPAAAPEEEEEEEYVVEKVLDRRVAKGKVEFLLKWKGFSEEDNTWEPEDNLDCPDLIAEYMQKHKEKEEKKKEGKRKAVSEASGDTEERGSKRKKEEGEKARGFGRGLQPERIIGATDSSGELMFLMKWKNSDEADLVPAKEANVKCPQVVISFYEERLTWHSYPTEEEEKKEEEKKD, encoded by the exons ATGGCCTCCCATCTGG AGGCACCCTCAGCAGACGTCAAGCTGGCGACCGTAGCAGGAAAGAAGGGCAAGaaggctgaggaggaggaggtggtgcagCCGCCGCCCGCAGCGCCTGCAGCCCCTGCAGAAGCTCCACCAGCAGAAGCTCCACCAGCTGCTGcaccggaggaggaggaagaggaggagtatGTGGTGGAGAAGGTTTTGGACCGCCGGGTGGCGAAGGGCAAAGTAGAGTTTCTGCTGAAATGGAAGGGGTTCTCAGA GGAGGATAACACATGGGAGCCCGAAGACAACCTGGACTGCCCGGACCTCATCGCTGAGTACATGcagaaacataaagaaaaggaggagaaaaagaaggaggGCAAGAGGAAAGCTGTCAGCGAGGCCTCGGGGGACACTGAGGAGCGAGGGAGcaagaggaagaaggaggag GGTGAGAAGGCCAGAGGTTTCGGCAGAGGTCTGCAGCCGGAGAGGATTATTGGAGCAACAGACTCCAGCGGAGAGCTGATGTTCCTCATGAAATG gaagaACTCAGATGAGGCAGATCTGGTCCCAGCCAAGGAGGCCAATGTGAAATGCCCCCAGGTGGTCATCTCTTTCTATGAGGAGCGCCTCACCTGGCACTCTTACCCAAccgaagaggaggagaagaaggaagaggagaaaaaggactag